From Orenia marismortui DSM 5156, one genomic window encodes:
- the rsmD gene encoding 16S rRNA (guanine(966)-N(2))-methyltransferase RsmD has product MRIIAGKDKGRRLKSLKRRDVRPTTDRTKESIFNILGPNIAGTRFLDLYSGFGGIGIEALSRGAKEVVFVEKDRRNIKVIKDNLNLVDYEKNSQIINNDVLRALPILSGEFDLIFMDPPYEETELYTNTLNKIKSYNLLSDNGIIIIEYDAKDKIEIPEGYSIIKQKRYGKAGIILVKEIKGKDE; this is encoded by the coding sequence ATGAGAATTATTGCTGGAAAAGATAAAGGAAGAAGGTTAAAATCTTTAAAGAGAAGAGATGTGCGACCTACTACTGATAGAACTAAGGAGTCTATATTTAATATTTTAGGGCCTAATATAGCAGGTACTAGATTTTTAGATTTATATTCTGGTTTTGGTGGTATAGGTATAGAAGCTTTAAGTCGTGGGGCTAAAGAGGTTGTTTTTGTTGAGAAGGATCGAAGGAATATCAAGGTTATTAAAGATAATTTGAATTTAGTAGATTATGAAAAAAATAGCCAAATAATAAATAATGATGTTTTGAGAGCGTTGCCAATATTAAGTGGTGAATTTGATCTGATATTTATGGATCCACCTTATGAAGAAACTGAACTATATACTAATACTTTAAATAAAATAAAATCTTATAATTTATTATCTGATAATGGAATTATAATTATTGAATATGATGCTAAAGATAAAATAGAAATTCCTGAGGGATATAGTATAATTAAACAAAAAAGATATGGAAAAGCAGGTATTATATTAGTTAAAGAGATAAAAGGAAAGGATGAATAG
- a CDS encoding helix-turn-helix domain-containing protein encodes MCVASELKNVRESLGMSQGEFGAIVGFGRTSISNMEKKEKDIPDFVVEQVVKKTKSWKLAVEKCQECRTNIFCAPYLDSANDNPFSVLVKLKEELSEAMDAVDELMTMGIINKRGREDLSDREFQKTGDLLEQVYDVGPASQFTILRFAEEYDLDPVRIRSRNKMKLEKNGAIKRKNSPAPTDEYNHSLI; translated from the coding sequence ATGTGTGTAGCTAGCGAGCTTAAGAATGTTAGAGAGTCATTAGGAATGAGCCAAGGAGAGTTTGGTGCAATAGTTGGATTTGGAAGAACTTCAATCTCAAACATGGAGAAGAAGGAGAAAGATATTCCTGATTTCGTAGTAGAACAGGTAGTTAAGAAAACTAAATCTTGGAAATTAGCAGTAGAGAAGTGCCAAGAGTGCCGAACCAATATATTTTGTGCTCCATACTTAGATAGTGCTAATGATAATCCATTTTCAGTATTGGTTAAACTCAAAGAGGAATTATCAGAGGCTATGGATGCAGTAGACGAGCTGATGACTATGGGCATTATCAACAAGAGGGGACGAGAGGATTTAAGTGATAGAGAGTTTCAAAAAACGGGAGATTTACTAGAGCAAGTTTATGATGTTGGTCCTGCAAGTCAATTTACTATATTGAGATTTGCTGAGGAATATGATCTAGATCCAGTAAGAATTAGATCTAGAAATAAGATGAAGTTAGAGAAAAATGGTGCTATAAAAAGAAAGAACTCACCTGCGCCAACAGATGAGTATAATCATTCGCTTATTTAA
- a CDS encoding MBL fold metallo-hydrolase, which produces MIDITTLASGSKGNCYYITDGSTPLLLECGISIKEIRKGTEFRLGEVEGCLITHEHGDHIKAAVDVARAGIDCYMSKGTFDSYGFGSHRFNIVELQHVSGKQKIYKPFKIKTWTVKPFEAQHDALQPLGYLLVNQAGDKLLFATDTYYLKYKFQGLTHIMIECNYSLDILNENIRSGRVPAVQKKRLLKSHFSLENVKEFLKANDLSRVKEIHLLHLSDRNSDEERFKREIQELTGKIVYIA; this is translated from the coding sequence ATGATTGATATAACTACACTAGCCTCTGGAAGTAAGGGGAATTGCTACTATATAACTGATGGTAGCACTCCCTTGCTCCTGGAGTGTGGAATATCAATAAAAGAGATAAGAAAGGGTACAGAGTTCAGGCTTGGAGAGGTTGAAGGGTGCTTGATTACTCACGAGCATGGCGATCATATTAAAGCAGCTGTTGATGTCGCTAGAGCTGGAATAGATTGTTATATGTCAAAGGGTACATTTGACAGTTATGGGTTTGGTTCTCATAGGTTTAACATTGTTGAATTACAACATGTTAGTGGTAAACAAAAGATTTATAAGCCTTTTAAGATAAAAACATGGACTGTAAAGCCTTTTGAAGCACAACATGATGCTTTACAACCTTTAGGGTATTTATTAGTTAATCAAGCAGGAGATAAACTTTTATTTGCTACTGACACTTACTATTTAAAATACAAGTTCCAAGGACTTACTCACATTATGATTGAGTGCAACTATAGCTTAGATATCTTAAATGAGAATATTAGGTCTGGAAGAGTTCCAGCAGTGCAAAAGAAGAGATTATTGAAGAGTCATTTCAGTCTTGAAAATGTCAAGGAGTTTTTAAAAGCTAATGATTTAAGTCGAGTTAAAGAGATTCATTTATTGCATTTGAGTGACAGGAATAGTGATGAAGAGAGGTTTAAGAGGGAGATCCAAGAATTGACGGGCAAAATTGTTTATATAGCTTAG
- a CDS encoding phage antirepressor, which yields MSDLQIFNNDEFGKIRVVTIDNEPSFVAKDVCNILDLGNTSEAMRRIKNRWVRKVEVPHPQSKTKTMKVNSVTEAGLYKLVMRSNKPEAEDFTDWIAEEVLPSIRKHGMYAKDEILDNPDLLIEVATKLKNEREERKRLEVQIRKKDQLIGELKPKADYTDTILKNKSLVTITQIAKDYGMSGRAMNSLLHELDVQYKQSDQWLLYAKYSGKGYTHSSTFNYNRSEGATGVSVTTKWTQKGRLFLYNLLKENGIVPTIERDQELRLVSSS from the coding sequence ATGAGTGATTTACAAATTTTCAATAATGATGAATTTGGCAAGATCAGAGTAGTTACGATTGATAATGAACCTAGTTTTGTAGCAAAAGACGTTTGTAATATTTTAGATTTAGGTAATACGAGCGAAGCAATGAGAAGAATTAAAAATAGGTGGGTCAGAAAAGTTGAGGTACCTCATCCTCAAAGTAAAACTAAGACTATGAAAGTCAATTCAGTTACAGAAGCTGGTCTTTATAAGTTGGTTATGAGGAGCAATAAGCCAGAAGCAGAAGATTTTACAGACTGGATAGCAGAAGAAGTATTACCGAGTATCAGAAAACATGGAATGTATGCTAAGGATGAAATTTTAGACAATCCTGACTTACTTATAGAAGTTGCAACTAAGCTTAAGAATGAAAGAGAAGAGAGAAAGAGATTAGAAGTTCAAATCAGGAAGAAAGATCAATTAATAGGTGAGCTTAAACCTAAGGCAGACTATACAGATACTATCCTTAAGAACAAAAGCTTAGTGACTATTACCCAAATAGCTAAAGATTATGGGATGAGTGGCAGAGCTATGAATAGTTTATTACATGAATTGGACGTACAGTATAAGCAAAGTGACCAATGGTTGTTATATGCAAAATATTCAGGCAAAGGTTATACTCATTCATCAACTTTTAACTACAATAGATCAGAAGGAGCTACAGGTGTAAGCGTGACCACTAAGTGGACTCAAAAAGGTAGATTGTTCTTGTATAATCTGTTAAAAGAGAATGGTATTGTTCCAACAATTGAGCGAGACCAAGAGCTAAGATTAGTTAGTTCAAGTTAG
- a CDS encoding RecT family recombinase gives MSNNELAVVGQKIVDKVSSRVQDLQQKGDLVLPKDYSAANALRSAWLELQDTKTKNKKPVLSACSQNSIMNTLLEMVTKGLNPSKKQCSFVAYGNKLTCQVEYPGNIRMVKSMAGADDVNATVVYKGDELDYEKIKGRTVIHSHKTSLENKINGEIIAAYATIEFPGEKPDYSEIMTLQQMKQAWKQGNMYKNENSDSFHNKFSEEACKKTVTNRTCKTYIRSSDDVNLLIAKANEAGIKMSEDIQAEQEVQEEIEENANSQVIDIELEEQDQEEKSTLVSGPMKNLDEAKKIKEKADEEVKNMPEEPDF, from the coding sequence ATGAGTAATAATGAATTAGCAGTAGTAGGTCAAAAGATTGTGGATAAGGTTTCTAGTAGGGTGCAGGACTTGCAACAAAAAGGAGATTTAGTATTACCTAAAGATTATTCAGCAGCTAATGCACTGAGGTCAGCGTGGTTGGAATTGCAGGATACAAAAACCAAAAACAAAAAACCAGTTTTGAGTGCATGTAGTCAAAATAGCATAATGAACACTTTGTTAGAAATGGTTACAAAAGGACTTAATCCGAGCAAAAAGCAATGCAGTTTTGTAGCGTATGGTAATAAATTAACTTGTCAAGTAGAGTACCCAGGTAATATAAGAATGGTTAAATCCATGGCAGGGGCTGATGATGTTAATGCTACAGTTGTTTATAAGGGTGACGAATTAGATTACGAAAAGATAAAAGGGAGAACGGTTATTCATAGCCACAAAACTTCTCTTGAAAACAAAATAAATGGTGAAATAATAGCAGCTTATGCGACTATTGAGTTTCCTGGAGAGAAGCCAGATTATAGTGAAATTATGACCTTACAGCAGATGAAACAGGCTTGGAAGCAAGGAAATATGTACAAAAATGAAAACAGCGACAGTTTTCATAATAAATTTTCTGAGGAAGCTTGTAAAAAGACAGTAACCAACAGAACTTGTAAGACTTATATTCGTAGTAGTGATGATGTTAACTTGCTCATTGCCAAAGCTAATGAAGCTGGGATTAAAATGTCAGAAGATATTCAAGCAGAGCAGGAAGTGCAAGAAGAGATTGAGGAGAATGCTAATAGTCAAGTGATTGATATTGAACTTGAAGAACAGGATCAAGAGGAAAAATCAACTTTAGTTTCTGGTCCTATGAAAAATTTAGATGAAGCAAAGAAAATAAAAGAGAAAGCGGATGAAGAAGTTAAAAATATGCCAGAGGAGCCAGATTTTTAA
- a CDS encoding helix-turn-helix transcriptional regulator — MREELIKLRKKEDLTQKEVAELLDITRGYYGHIETGRRNPPLKLALKIANLFEKKVEDIFLIINETNCSDKTRKAS, encoded by the coding sequence ATGAGGGAAGAATTAATTAAATTGCGTAAAAAAGAGGACTTAACTCAAAAAGAAGTGGCAGAATTGCTTGATATAACTAGAGGTTACTATGGACACATAGAAACAGGCAGGAGAAATCCTCCTTTGAAATTAGCTTTAAAAATAGCTAATTTGTTTGAGAAGAAAGTGGAGGATATTTTTTTAATCATTAACGAGACGAATTGTAGCGACAAAACTCGAAAAGCCAGTTAA
- a CDS encoding recombinase family protein produces the protein MREAAIYARVSSNEQANKDISIPAQLEKLHEYASKNNLMIVKKYIDDGISAKTADKRDEFLKMIAEAKKDPKPFDVILYHKGDRMFRNMYDAVVYKKLLREDRNIDLICVTQDIDTNTPHGMFAERMMDAVAEYFSANLSEEVMKGMNQQAKKGVALGEPPYGYSIDRETGKYKIYEPEAKVVRYIFKQYIKGNSLREIGVDLRANGVNLFGDSALLKVSKAIDNKGKHNDQKISWAPKTIRNTLSNEVYIGNYIWNDTQIENNHPAIIDKDQFELVQELLKRNKKSKKNASKDYLLKGLVTCMECEGNLSQLTQRYKPVGADKEQITRKLRCTRHVRFKDCYPNYWSMEEVEQGLVSYLKEIIRDKVDISTLQITKTNNNDLIKELNQLEQKYENFDNRFDKQMQAFEAGVIDLEQLQGYKERLKEEKEEIEDRIAELEDAINSTSTDHEGFKQQINRLIHTLENDDISLNKKKNILIQAISEIQLSKRQDLMKIIFKT, from the coding sequence ATGAGAGAAGCTGCAATATATGCTCGTGTATCCTCCAATGAGCAAGCAAATAAAGATATTTCTATCCCTGCTCAATTAGAAAAACTACATGAGTATGCTAGTAAGAATAATTTAATGATAGTTAAGAAATACATAGATGATGGAATCTCTGCGAAAACAGCAGATAAACGAGATGAATTCTTAAAAATGATAGCCGAAGCTAAGAAAGATCCTAAGCCTTTTGATGTTATCCTCTACCATAAAGGCGATAGAATGTTCAGAAATATGTATGATGCTGTAGTCTATAAGAAATTACTTCGTGAAGATAGAAATATAGATTTAATCTGTGTTACTCAAGATATAGATACCAATACTCCTCATGGTATGTTTGCTGAAAGAATGATGGATGCCGTTGCTGAATACTTCTCTGCTAACCTATCAGAGGAAGTTATGAAAGGAATGAATCAGCAAGCCAAGAAAGGAGTTGCTTTAGGAGAGCCACCCTATGGGTACTCTATTGATAGAGAGACCGGCAAATACAAAATATATGAGCCTGAGGCTAAAGTGGTAAGATATATCTTCAAACAATATATTAAAGGTAATAGTTTAAGAGAGATCGGAGTAGACTTAAGAGCAAATGGAGTGAATTTATTTGGCGACTCTGCCCTTCTTAAAGTGTCTAAAGCTATCGATAATAAAGGAAAACATAATGACCAAAAGATTAGCTGGGCTCCTAAAACTATCCGTAATACTTTATCTAATGAAGTTTATATAGGTAATTATATTTGGAATGATACTCAGATAGAAAATAACCACCCGGCTATTATTGATAAAGATCAATTTGAATTAGTCCAGGAACTACTAAAAAGAAACAAAAAATCAAAGAAGAACGCGAGCAAGGATTACCTCTTAAAAGGACTTGTGACATGCATGGAGTGCGAAGGTAACCTATCACAACTAACTCAAAGATATAAGCCTGTAGGAGCAGATAAGGAGCAAATAACAAGGAAACTGAGGTGTACTCGACATGTTCGATTTAAGGATTGCTACCCTAATTATTGGAGTATGGAAGAAGTTGAGCAAGGACTTGTAAGTTATCTAAAAGAAATTATTAGGGATAAAGTTGATATATCCACCCTTCAAATTACAAAAACTAATAATAATGATTTGATCAAAGAACTTAATCAATTAGAACAGAAATATGAAAACTTTGATAATCGCTTCGATAAACAAATGCAAGCCTTTGAAGCTGGAGTAATTGATTTAGAACAGCTGCAAGGATATAAAGAGAGATTGAAGGAAGAAAAAGAAGAAATTGAGGATAGAATAGCCGAATTAGAAGATGCAATTAATAGCACTTCTACTGATCACGAAGGCTTTAAGCAGCAAATAAACAGATTAATTCACACTCTAGAAAATGATGATATCTCTCTTAATAAAAAAAAGAACATCTTAATCCAAGCCATTAGCGAGATACAGCTATCTAAGAGACAAGATTTAATGAAAATCATATTTAAGACTTAA
- a CDS encoding AAA family ATPase, with translation MKEVRLISLKLKNFKGIKDFEILDFSKNTKILGDNGTGKTSLFDAFSWLLFDKDSQGNSTQSFDIKTLDEDGQVIHGLEHEVEGILDVNGKILTLKKVYYEKWTKKRGSAEKNFTGHTTDYFLNEVPVKKSEYDARISEIVDEDIFKLLTNPAYFNEELHWKERRKILMEVCGDISPEEVIAAGEGLDDLKKILGDRSVEDHKKIIHSKRKKINKELEKIPVRIDEVQNNLPDVSEFNKKEIEDEISGLKMRKSAKEKKISNIENGGEIAKKKKELAELQCELMEIKNNHKSSFDDEIEENRDKLEDLRDKYRAVNSDIKAKEQEIKTGKQRIDQLDKEMSNLRTKWHQINKRELEFEQEDVCPTCGQDVPQEQLEEAREKAIKEFNLDKSNQLAEINSDGKSKAEYKENVAEKNEELNAEIDELESKAEKYQEEAEKIQAKLIDLKSKAKAVTESEDYQSKLEEKEKLEEEIKQLQEDKSHSIDEVKEQIYLLEKEIEANERKLSQLEQHEKGQARIQELTDQEKELAKEYSRLERELYLAEEFIKTKVELMEDKVEGEFDHAQFKLFEEQINGGLKECCETLYQGVPYGSSLNNAARVNVGLDIINTLSAYYGFRAPIFVDNAESVTKLIDVNSQMIQLIVSKPDKELRVELEQKEMKEAV, from the coding sequence ATGAAAGAAGTTAGATTGATTAGCCTAAAATTGAAGAATTTCAAAGGGATTAAAGACTTTGAGATTTTAGATTTTTCAAAGAATACTAAAATATTAGGTGATAATGGTACAGGTAAGACTAGTTTGTTTGATGCTTTCAGCTGGTTGCTATTTGATAAGGATAGCCAAGGGAATTCAACTCAGTCATTTGATATTAAGACTTTAGATGAAGATGGACAGGTTATACATGGCTTAGAGCATGAAGTTGAAGGCATATTAGACGTTAATGGTAAGATCCTAACTCTTAAAAAAGTCTATTATGAGAAATGGACTAAGAAACGCGGATCAGCAGAAAAGAATTTTACAGGGCATACTACAGATTATTTTCTCAATGAAGTTCCAGTTAAGAAGTCTGAGTATGATGCTCGAATTAGCGAGATAGTAGATGAGGATATATTTAAATTGCTTACTAATCCAGCTTACTTCAATGAAGAACTCCACTGGAAAGAGAGAAGAAAAATTCTTATGGAAGTTTGCGGTGACATTTCTCCTGAAGAAGTAATTGCAGCTGGTGAAGGGTTAGATGATTTGAAGAAGATATTAGGAGATAGATCAGTTGAAGATCATAAGAAGATTATACATTCTAAGAGGAAGAAAATTAACAAAGAGTTAGAGAAAATTCCAGTTAGGATTGATGAGGTTCAAAATAATCTTCCTGATGTAAGTGAGTTTAATAAAAAAGAAATTGAAGATGAAATTTCCGGTTTGAAAATGAGAAAGTCTGCTAAAGAGAAGAAGATCAGCAATATTGAAAATGGAGGTGAGATTGCTAAGAAGAAAAAGGAACTTGCAGAGCTTCAATGTGAACTTATGGAGATTAAGAATAATCATAAAAGTAGTTTTGATGATGAAATCGAAGAGAACAGAGATAAGCTGGAAGATTTAAGAGACAAATATAGAGCAGTTAATTCTGATATTAAAGCTAAAGAACAAGAGATTAAGACTGGCAAACAGAGAATAGACCAGCTAGATAAAGAAATGTCTAATCTTCGTACTAAATGGCATCAGATAAATAAAAGAGAGCTAGAATTTGAGCAAGAAGATGTTTGTCCTACATGTGGGCAAGATGTTCCTCAAGAGCAATTGGAAGAGGCTAGAGAGAAAGCAATTAAGGAATTCAATCTAGATAAGTCTAATCAACTAGCAGAAATAAATTCAGATGGCAAGAGCAAGGCTGAATATAAAGAGAATGTAGCAGAAAAGAACGAAGAACTTAATGCTGAAATTGATGAATTAGAATCTAAAGCTGAAAAGTACCAGGAAGAAGCAGAGAAGATTCAAGCTAAACTTATCGATTTAAAATCAAAAGCTAAAGCAGTAACTGAATCAGAAGACTATCAATCTAAGCTAGAAGAAAAAGAGAAGCTTGAAGAGGAAATCAAACAGCTCCAGGAAGATAAATCACATTCTATAGATGAAGTTAAAGAGCAGATCTATCTATTAGAAAAAGAGATAGAGGCTAATGAGAGAAAGCTGTCTCAACTAGAACAGCATGAGAAAGGCCAAGCAAGGATTCAAGAGTTAACAGATCAGGAGAAAGAGTTAGCAAAAGAATATAGCAGACTCGAGAGGGAGTTATATCTTGCTGAAGAGTTTATTAAGACTAAAGTTGAACTGATGGAGGATAAAGTCGAAGGCGAATTTGATCATGCTCAATTTAAACTCTTTGAAGAACAGATAAATGGAGGGTTAAAAGAGTGTTGCGAAACCCTTTACCAAGGAGTTCCATATGGGTCTTCACTTAACAATGCTGCAAGAGTCAATGTTGGGTTAGATATTATCAATACTTTGTCAGCTTATTATGGATTTAGAGCTCCAATCTTCGTGGATAATGCTGAGAGTGTAACCAAACTGATTGATGTTAATAGTCAAATGATTCAATTGATTGTAAGTAAGCCAGATAAAGAGTTGAGGGTAGAGTTAGAGCAAAAGGAAATGAAGGAGGCGGTTTAG
- the coaD gene encoding pantetheine-phosphate adenylyltransferase — protein sequence MSNIAVYAGSFDPVTNGHLDIIKRASRIFDKVIVAVFHNPNKNPLFTMEERMEILEEAITDYEGVEVDGFEGLLIDYIRKHKAKVIIRGLRAVSDFESEFQMASMNKKLAPEIETLFMMTSTENAYLSSSSIKEVASFGGCIEGLVPDPVIPKLINRLREEDKMI from the coding sequence TTGAGTAATATAGCTGTTTATGCAGGAAGCTTCGATCCTGTAACTAATGGTCATTTAGATATTATTAAACGGGCCAGTAGAATTTTTGATAAAGTAATTGTTGCAGTTTTTCATAACCCAAATAAAAATCCTCTTTTTACGATGGAAGAGAGGATGGAAATCTTAGAAGAGGCTATTACAGATTACGAAGGGGTAGAAGTAGATGGTTTTGAGGGATTATTAATAGATTATATCAGAAAGCATAAAGCAAAAGTTATTATTAGGGGTTTGCGTGCAGTTTCTGATTTTGAATCAGAATTTCAAATGGCTTCTATGAATAAGAAGTTGGCACCTGAAATAGAAACTTTATTTATGATGACTAGTACAGAAAATGCATATTTGAGTTCAAGCTCTATTAAGGAAGTAGCTAGTTTTGGTGGTTGTATAGAGGGGTTAGTACCTGATCCTGTTATCCCAAAACTTATTAATAGGCTAAGAGAAGAAGATAAGATGATATAA
- a CDS encoding nucleoside triphosphate pyrophosphohydrolase family protein — MEKNDLYQKAIDKWGIESQLLQVVEECSELNKAIIKHVNRDGDFLKNIIEEAADVEIMLEQLRVMTNDGIPIDKVKKKKLDRLEKLLRGD, encoded by the coding sequence TTGGAGAAAAATGATTTATACCAAAAAGCAATTGATAAATGGGGAATAGAGTCTCAATTATTACAAGTAGTAGAAGAGTGTTCAGAACTAAATAAGGCTATCATTAAACATGTTAATCGAGATGGTGATTTCTTAAAAAATATAATAGAAGAGGCGGCAGATGTTGAAATTATGCTAGAACAGTTAAGGGTAATGACTAATGATGGTATTCCTATAGATAAAGTCAAAAAGAAGAAGTTAGATAGATTAGAAAAATTATTGAGGGGTGATTAA
- a CDS encoding tetratricopeptide repeat protein, producing MLLLIGILLIILLIVLVLFFINKKNNKKDIKKKVKNPVKKITGTEDFKEKNKSISNPENNNKINQNSNIKRRNLPYRKNITFHGEYIDIDELDFFGKFNKSPNNIYILAYSEYPKNKYVLIKKEEILIHGNIERPSHALVANNGNFIINNWGVSSNLRAIFTVFNKQGVKIIKEELKANIYNSGISHDGRYAICQTCKSKYEADSNKLLFFDLIENKLLWKTTPIPGPAESYIFDTENKIITLIYKDHKEYSYNFSGDFLDQEQWEEELSENSKSNNQLEFIEKDNDIDWSNIDPSELFEELEEENKTRLKKLSKEESLSNLKKLKKLLNYEDITEVKYKHARTYRYIGEILLELDKKKEALENFEKALQISKRVGVKRITKKLRKELKNDKLKF from the coding sequence ATGCTATTACTAATAGGAATACTGTTAATAATATTATTAATAGTGTTAGTTCTATTTTTTATCAATAAAAAAAATAATAAAAAAGACATTAAGAAAAAAGTTAAAAACCCTGTTAAAAAAATTACAGGAACAGAAGATTTCAAAGAAAAAAATAAATCAATATCAAACCCCGAAAATAATAATAAAATTAACCAAAATAGTAATATAAAAAGAAGAAATTTACCTTATCGTAAAAACATAACATTTCATGGAGAGTATATTGATATAGATGAACTAGATTTTTTCGGGAAATTTAATAAATCCCCCAATAATATTTACATACTAGCTTATTCTGAATATCCGAAAAATAAATATGTTCTTATAAAAAAAGAAGAAATTTTAATTCATGGTAATATTGAAAGACCTAGTCATGCTTTAGTAGCTAATAATGGTAATTTCATAATAAATAATTGGGGAGTTTCTAGTAATTTACGTGCAATATTTACTGTTTTCAATAAACAAGGAGTAAAAATCATAAAAGAAGAATTGAAGGCCAATATTTATAATAGTGGAATATCCCATGATGGTAGATATGCTATTTGTCAAACTTGCAAAAGTAAGTATGAAGCAGATTCAAACAAACTATTATTCTTTGACTTAATTGAGAATAAACTGCTTTGGAAAACTACTCCTATTCCTGGCCCAGCAGAATCTTATATTTTTGACACAGAAAATAAAATAATAACTCTAATATATAAAGATCACAAAGAATATTCTTATAATTTTAGTGGTGATTTTCTAGATCAAGAGCAATGGGAAGAAGAATTATCAGAAAATAGTAAATCTAATAATCAATTAGAATTCATAGAAAAAGATAATGATATTGACTGGTCTAATATAGATCCTTCTGAGTTATTTGAAGAACTTGAAGAAGAAAATAAAACAAGATTAAAGAAATTATCGAAAGAAGAATCTTTAAGCAATTTGAAAAAATTAAAAAAATTACTAAATTATGAAGATATAACAGAGGTTAAGTATAAACATGCTAGAACCTATCGATATATCGGTGAAATCCTACTAGAATTAGATAAAAAGAAAGAAGCTTTAGAAAATTTTGAAAAAGCTCTACAGATCAGTAAAAGAGTAGGAGTTAAAAGAATTACTAAAAAATTAAGAAAAGAATTAAAAAATGATAAGCTCAAGTTTTAA
- a CDS encoding DnaA ATPase domain-containing protein translates to MCKKAAEQYVKRFKELKIKGQGLYFYSKVAGSGKTMLISAIGNELIKKYKARVKFATAGDLLDAIRKTYNPNSEIKTHELIDAAKEVEVLILDDMGQQSVKKDTNDQLFKILNSRMDKPVVTIFSSNCKIEDLPYDYRINSRIKDMAVPIHAPEESVRENLTDKKNKKILTELLTG, encoded by the coding sequence ATGTGTAAAAAAGCAGCTGAACAGTATGTAAAAAGATTTAAAGAATTAAAAATTAAGGGTCAAGGATTATATTTCTATTCTAAAGTTGCTGGCAGTGGGAAAACAATGCTTATATCAGCTATTGGCAATGAGCTTATTAAAAAATATAAGGCTAGAGTTAAATTTGCTACTGCTGGAGATCTATTAGATGCAATAAGAAAAACTTATAATCCTAATTCAGAAATAAAAACTCACGAATTAATAGATGCAGCAAAAGAAGTTGAAGTTTTAATTTTAGACGATATGGGCCAACAGTCAGTAAAAAAAGATACTAATGACCAGTTATTTAAAATCCTTAACTCTAGAATGGATAAGCCAGTAGTGACTATATTCTCTAGTAATTGCAAAATTGAAGATTTGCCTTATGATTATCGAATTAATAGCAGAATTAAAGACATGGCCGTTCCTATTCATGCACCAGAAGAGTCTGTTAGAGAAAATTTAACTGATAAGAAAAACAAAAAGATTTTAACTGAGTTACTAACAGGTTAG
- a CDS encoding LexA family protein gives MDAGKVLKKLRMEMNLTQKELADKLGITRGAIGHYEQGKRSPDNEMLAKLADFFDVSVDYLLGRTDMRTPLPPGAIPVDFEKDMIEIPVIGTIPCGTPVLAEQNIIGYEYVRKQDINGGTYFYLKATGDSMVNSNIREGSLVLIRKQEDVENKEIAVVMVNGDEATLKRVHKKGEFIILHADNDKYDPMIYSANEVKIIGKAVEVKTKL, from the coding sequence ATGGATGCTGGAAAGGTACTAAAAAAATTAAGAATGGAAATGAATTTAACACAAAAAGAGCTGGCTGATAAATTAGGTATCACAAGAGGAGCTATAGGTCATTATGAACAAGGAAAAAGAAGTCCTGATAATGAAATGCTAGCTAAACTAGCAGACTTCTTCGATGTATCAGTCGACTATCTTTTAGGTCGAACAGATATGAGAACTCCCCTGCCTCCCGGAGCTATCCCAGTAGATTTTGAAAAAGATATGATTGAGATACCTGTTATCGGGACAATCCCTTGTGGTACTCCTGTATTAGCTGAACAAAATATTATTGGCTATGAATATGTAAGAAAGCAGGATATCAATGGAGGCACGTATTTCTATCTTAAAGCCACTGGTGATAGCATGGTGAACTCTAACATCAGAGAAGGCAGTTTAGTCCTTATACGCAAACAGGAGGACGTTGAGAATAAAGAAATTGCTGTAGTGATGGTTAATGGAGATGAAGCTACTCTTAAACGAGTACACAAAAAAGGGGAATTTATTATATTGCATGCTGACAATGATAAATATGACCCTATGATCTACTCTGCCAATGAAGTTAAAATAATTGGCAAGGCGGTTGAAGTTAAGACTAAACTATAA